The following are from one region of the Rhinoraja longicauda isolate Sanriku21f chromosome 3, sRhiLon1.1, whole genome shotgun sequence genome:
- the LOC144591335 gene encoding uncharacterized protein LOC144591335, with the protein MDTMESTQNTKDQKIPGVFPYRLRDREQLRKRKLEAQEHKGSQWVFKEKSKTKRGRKAKASGTSSKLPKEPEPVPELDPKPESESKPEPEPCLEPVPLQEEEEEEKEEEEEEAAATGKVAELSPERAPRQESVNLGITGDLVATLTDELGENTRVKIPEILPLQVEDVPGENPPF; encoded by the exons atggacacaaTGGAGAGTACCCAGAATACCAAGGATCAGAAGATTCCAG GAGTCTTTCCATACCGTTTGAGAGACCGTGAACAACTcaggaaaagaaagctggaagcacAAGAGCATAAAGGCTCACAGTGGGTGTTTAA GGAGAAATCAAAGACAAAAAGAGGAAGAAAGGCAAAAGCCAGTGGAACAAGCAGTAAACTTCCCAAAGAACCTGAGCCTGTGCCTGAGCTGGATCCCAAGCCTGAGTCTGAGTCGAAGCCTGAGCCTGAACCTTGTCTagagccagtccctttgcaagaagaagaagaagaagaaaaagaagaagaagaagaagaagcagcaGCCACAGGAAAAGTAGCAGAATTGAGTCCTGAAAGGGCCCCACGGCAGGAAAGTGTAAACCTGGGGATTACTGGGGATCTGGTTGCTACTTTAACAG ATGAGCTTGGAGAGAATACCCGTGTGAAAATACCAGAGATTTTACCACTGCAAGTAGAAGATGTGCCTGGGGAAAATCCTCCATTTTAA